In one window of Mytilus galloprovincialis chromosome 6, xbMytGall1.hap1.1, whole genome shotgun sequence DNA:
- the LOC143078689 gene encoding putative Na(+)/H(+) antiporter nhx-9 produces the protein MATKYCFQKHIIHALFLILLSWAQVGSAEAHEESHNETERYKILSFDFERVELPYVICLWILIVALAKIAFHLNHKLPTIIPESCLLIVLGLIIGAILHYGKITSASSYVIDADIFFIYLLPPIIFDAGYFMPVRAFFDNIGTILLLAVVNTLISAGLIGISLYGVAYLGWVGRPMGILNCFIFSSLISAVDPVAVLSVFEEIHVNQMLYIIVFGESLLNDGVTVVLYHMMEGFIEIGEQNIIPVDVATGVGSFFIIAIGGSLIGIFFGFFGGFITKYTEHVKVIEPLFVFIIGYLMYLTSEMCHWSGILALSFGGIVLRHYLEANVSRKTKTSIKYFMKMLSNISETIIFMFLGLSTLGEDLDWNWSFICFSLLFCLIFRVLGVMVLSCILNYRRLVKLKPIDQFIMAFGGLRGGIAFCLALSLKEDLIPERKLFITTTIVIVFFTVFVQGIFIKPVVNALKVKKQLEDDPTLNEKIHESLIDHLMAGLEGITQSSGHNYMRIKFRHLNHKYIKPIFVKDVTTATKAEKVLHVYRNITEEHALKRAETYPELNGLPRVETLPEINGGQKIPLLTAASRISGYRPNTGATGTDDIPNGRVVENNSLYNILDKGMLRPRRTFIHNTNDISDSDTATLPKPIKQHQIDPEEFRKREHEKFRTAAEVNDTNENKESESHTAMVTEQQQTIAANQQEVKNKQDTVENSEQEETVLSDETATEKQLPWKQEASQVPRPSLLSLVSTEDEPVTSEAPSWVDNLSYSHLKDSGSPYASPEVTIIKAPPVERKVPIFEIFPNLNYEKEEKKPEVTIPPPWGQFSDNTDEMPISSPSIQSGDKSCNYLISNHTSAPPSHHVIIPSIPILNGSISQNSSDHNDHKPLKSLPGSASAPDLPKHWQPLEPLSRDRIHSETLLQELDSESEANNRIHSWLTGATADEYDNEEFDGIIINPYVPDLDIDNDNDADVSDIDDNNDNDDNNDL, from the exons ATGGCGACAAAATATTGTTTCCAAAAACACATAATCCACGCTTTGTTCCTCATACTGCTGTCATGGGCTCAAGTAGGATCAGCCGAAGCACACGAGGAATCTCACAACGAAACAGAACGATataagattttatcatttgattttgaaagaGTAGAGCTACCATATGTGATATGTTTGTGGATATTAATTGTCGCTTTAGCCAAAATAG caTTCCATTTGAATCACAAGTTACCGACAATCATTCCAGAGAGTTGTCTCCTCATAGTCCTGGGTCTTATCATCGGTGCCATTCTACACTATGGTAAAATCACAAGTGCCAGCAGTTATGTCATTGATGCAGACATCTTCTTTATTTACCTTCTTCCACCGATCATATTTGATGCGGGATATTTTATGCCAGTCAGAGCCTTTTTCGACAACATTGGAACAATATTGTTACTAGCAGTAGTTAATACATTAATTAGTGCAGGTCTGATCGGCATATCTCTTTATGGTGTTGCCTATTTAGGATGGGTTGGTAGGCCCATGGGAATCCTCAACTGTTTTATATTTAGTAGCTTGATATCTGCTGTTGATCCAGTTGCAGTCCTGTCTGTGTTTGAAGAAATCCATGTCAATCAGATGCTTTACATCATAGTATTTGGCGAGTCCCTGCTCAATGATGGAGTTACTGTG gTACTATATCATATGATGGAAGGATTTATAGAAATCGGAGAACAAAATATAATTCCTGTTGACGTAGCTACAGGTGTTGGGTCATTCTTTATTATTGCCATCGGTGGATCACTCATTGGAATTTTCTTTGGTTTCTTTGGTGGGTTTATAACCAAGTATACGGAGCATGTTAAAGTGATAGAACCACTATTCGTCTTTATCATTGGATATCTCATGTATTTGACCTCAGAAATGTGTCATTGGTCAGGTATTTTGGC CCTTTCATTTGGAGGTATTGTTCTGCGTCACTATTTGGAGGCTAACGTTTCAAGAAAAACTAAAACCAGTATAAAATACTTCATGAAGATGTTATCTAACATAAgtgaaacaattatttttatgttCCTGGGTCTTTCTACGTTGGGAGAAGATTTGGATTGGAATTGGTCCTTCATCTGTTTTTCCTTGTTGTTTTGTCTCATATTCAGGGTATTAG GTGTGATGGTGCTATCGTGTATACTTAATTATAGACGTCTGGTCAAACTGAAGCCGATTGACCAATTTATTATGGCCTTTGGAGGACTACGAGGAGGTATTGCTTTCTGTCTTGCTCTGTCTTTGAAGGAGGATCTGATTCCAGAGAGGAAGTTGTTCATTACCACGACAATTGTTATCGTATTCTTTACCGTTTTTGTTCAG GGTATATTTATAAAACCAGTAGTGAATGCATTAAAAGTTAAGAAACAGCTCGAGGACGATCCAACTCTCAACGAGAAAATTCATGAATCG ttaatagaTCATTTAATGGCTGGACTGGAGGGAATCACACAGAGTTCTGGTCATAATTATATGAGAATCAA atttcgTCATTTAAATCATAAGTATATCAAGCCAATCTTCGTAAAAGATGTAACTACTGCCACTAAAGCTGAGAAAGTTTTACATGTTTATCGTAATATCACTGAAGAACACGCACTAAAAAGAGCAGAGACGTATCCAGAACTTAATGGTCTGCCCAGAGTGGAAACTTTACCAGAAATTAATGGTGGACAGAAAATACCTTTATTGACCGCAGC atCTAGAATAAGTGGTTACAGACCTAATACCGGTGCTACAGGAACTGATGATATACCCAATGGCCGAGTGGTAGAGAACAATAGTCTATATAATATCTTAGATAAAGGAATGCTCAGACCTCGTAGAACA TTTATACACAATACTAATGACATTTCTGATTCTGACACTGCCACACTTCCTAAACCAATCAAACAACATCAAATAGATCCCGAGGAATTTAGAAAAAGAGAACACGAAAAATTTCGTACTGCAGCTGAAGTGAATGATACAAACGAAAATAAGGAATCCGAAAGTCATACTGCCATGGTTACTGAACAACAACAAACTATTGCAGCAAACCAACAGGAAGTAAAAAACAAACAGGATACAGTAGAAAACAGTGAACAAG AGGAAACAGTATTATCTGATGAAACAGCAACAGAAAAacagttaccatggaaacaggaAGCTTCACAGGTGCCTAGACCATCTTTACTTTCATTAGTTTCGACAGAAGATGAACCTGTAACCTCTGAGGCTCCTTCCTGGGTAGATAACCTATCATACAGTCATTTAAAAGACTCAGGATCACCTTATGCTTCTCCGGAGGTCACAATAATTAAAGCACCTCCGGTTGAAAGAAAAGTtccaatttttgaaatatttccaaatttaaattatgaaaagGAGGAAAAGAAACCTGAAGTTACAATTCCCCCACCTTGGGGTCAATTCTCTGACAATACAGATGAAATGCCGATTTCATCGCCATCTATACAAAGTGGAGATAAATCTTGTAACTACCTCATATCTAACCATACATCTGCTCCGCCTTCTCATCATGTGATTATTCCTTCCATTCCAATACTTAATGGGTCAATATCTCAAAACAGTAGTGACCATAATGACCATAAACCATTGAAATCATTGCCAGGCTCGGCATCTGCCCCAGATCTGCCAAAACACTGGCAGCCATTAGAACCGTTGTCAAGGGACAGAATTCATTCAGAAACATTGTTACAAGAATTAGATAGTGAAAGTGAGGCTAACAATCGAATTCATAGTTGGTTAACTGGTGCTACTGCTGATGAATATGACAACGAAGAATTTGATGGTATTATAATTAACCCTTACGTGCCAGATTTAGACATTGATAATGATAACGATGCTGATGTCAGTGATATTgatgataataatgataatgatgataataatgaTTTATGA